The stretch of DNA tttttgtaatgagaCTAATAGGTGTTATTAGATGTTAAATTTTAGTGACATCGTGTTCATATAACTTAATTTATAGGTATATTATGATTtggtgttaattttttaaatttcttttgatgtttttattttaagttacTTTATTATTGTTCTAAGGAAAAGCCAATATAGtgaaaaaagagtttttcccTAAGTTTTATAAGTAATTTTCCCTTCcctactctttttttttacagaagaataaaaaagttatGCGAAATTATATACCgggaaatttcttaaaaattattaatttcttttaactctCTCCCATGAGCAcaatacacatacatatattgctAAATATCTATTTTACCCAACCTTCGTCTAAAAAGGTAACTCTTATTCCGGTTAGGTTGATGTGTACAAATGCTCTGgtcaaaattttgtaaaataactTGCCGTTGCAACTATTTTTCTCAACATCACtataatgtgaaattttcgtgcaatttttgcagatttggaaattattttttgttttttttttggggtgtAAATGAAGATTAAAATGGATAAAGAATAATGTAAAATTCGCACAAAACGATGTGGAATCGTAATAAATCTGTGTAtaggaaagaagaaatatatattatgttTATGTTGTTGGTATATATAGATGGTATAATTAATTACGTGATTTTATACACATTGGCCTGCGGCACAAATTTCTGATGCCctctgtgagagaaaaattaattgcatcCATCCGTCTGGGTTCATTCTCCATCTCACTCATGTTGTATATACGCAACATAATCCAATAAATTCGTTTTCAATGAGATGCGGAgaatgaaagtaaaaattgCAACTTGTCTCCAACATTTTACTTTCACTTCTTCGTCTCTTACTCTTTCCTATACATAGGTGCCgtctcttcatttttcttcaggtttttattttttgcgtAAAAAACACCTAGAGGGCATTATAAGTGTTGGTATATACATAGGATGGGAGGAGGGAGAAAAGGGGGGAAATTTTTATAGACTTTTGCTTTCTTTAATCGCACCACATAGTATGGAGTGAGTGAGAGAGCGATGACACAGGTGATAAGACCACAACGGTGCGAAAGAGATGGGAGAAATAAGTTGATTGTGCAGCACAGCGCCACATTGAGGAGTTTCATAACGTTTTCGCGACTCGATAATTTACCGTTTTCACTTTTTCCAAGGTTTTTGTGTTTCtgtcttttattattattattgtatgATTATGTTGCTGTTGTTGTGTTGCTGCACAAAATgctgctgctttttttttctctgaagcGTGCGCGAGCGCGCGCAACGAGTCGCGCCAACAAACCCACCACAGACGTTCCACTCTTGAACTATCCCAATGCGGCTTCGCGGTAAATgcgaaaagatgaaaaaaatgcgtTATTACTGACCGAGCAACAAGTTTCCACAGATTGAGGAAAAGCTCacatacattacatacatatatagatagGTATTTTGTTGTTACGATGAAAATAATAAGGAAAAACAAtgcatatagaaaaaaagaagccctCATTTCCAAATTTGTCTATCACACATgcaagttataaaaaaaaaattacattctattcatttcacaaaataaattacctttgctttcaaatcaaatttttccctCTCTGCAATCATCGTTGATGGAAAGATAAAAAcccgccaaaaaaaaacgacagaTATCAAAAGGTATGAGCAacaaccacaaaaaaaaaacgaattattttctttgctggTGATTCGCAATTGCACCAACATTGTGTCTTTCTCATCAAATTTCTTACAGACACGCgggttttgtaaaaaaaaacatcaaaattaaaatccatCGGCAAATGCacgaaaaaaacaagaattattGCATTAGCGTAACTCTATGGGTTTAGAGGATTTCATATATAACCAATGAATCTCAAATCGCGATTAATCACATTTCATAAGATTTGACAGAAATTAGAGATAAATGTCAATTAATTCATCACTCACATCGTCATATTGCAAATTCATCCAGCATTTCGCAGGCATCTCTTGCGAGAGAACCatgaaatacatattttttcgcGTCTCAAATCTTAAGCAATtcacctcaaaaaaaaagaacgaggTGAATTTATTATACTCGATCATTGTGTCTAATTgagtgagataaaaaaaaagagtggcaAAACGAAATGTTTTCCGCCAAAACCCCATGATTCATGACTCTTGGTGTCTTTCGAGATATTTCCTCTTAATTAGTGCCTCTGACTAATTTATCGATTAAGCGATCATGCTGCAATTCCCCCCCTATACACATAGATATGTATATTGCCCAAGGCATCCAAacatttcatgaaatttatgcATTCTGCATAATGCTTATCTGCCATGTGGTTGAATATAGcttataaatatataatattcaacattttgtatgtttttttgcaaatgaaaatgtgTGCACACAAGTGACGCCACAAAATTAGAAGTTTATAATTTCTGTACTCGcgaaaaattccatttcacTTGCAGGAAGTTGTTGCGCAATGCAATTGAGACTGTCAGCGTGTAACATTTTGAGATTAGATAGTTTTTATCAATCGATGAATGGTATTCCATtccatgtgtgtgtgtatttatttaaaaacataataattttattatctacCAACTCCAAGGGGTCAATCCAAGGGTCAACCAGAAGATTGCTTCTCTCTTGCACGTATCTCATCAtgttattcacaaaataacaTGCGCGCCTAGGGCTTTAGAAATATGCTATAATATACAGCTAAAATTAGGTTAAATAGTAAACCCAcatttacaataaattattttttttaaaattaagaattctaAAGAATAAAGGACTTTATTCGCATTAATGCTCTCTTGACTTTACAACAAGTTGTACAGGCTCCCTAAAAATCATTGTGCATCTAATGTAGTAATTaatgaacaaataaaataaagaagttCACTCATTCAATTCACAGATAGCGCTGACTGAGAGtattaaactaaaaaagaaacatttcctCTTATATTTTTAGATACAAGACTGAACTCTGTCGACCATTCGAGGAGGCGGGCGAGTGTAAATACGGTGATAAGTGCCAATTTGCTCATGGGATGTAtgaattgagaaatttgcagCGCCATCCCAAGTACAAGACGGAACTCTGCCGAACGTTCCATAGTGTGGGCTATTGCCCATATGGGCCACGATGCCACTTTGTCCACAATGCCGAGGAAGCACGTCTTGGGATGCAGAATCAGCAGAATTCAActcagcaacagcagcaacagcGTCTTGTGCTACTCAATAGGGGTGCTGCAATGGCGGCAGCTGCTGCAGCTGGACAACTTGGGGGGAATCTTCCACTCAGTCCAGCACTAAGCATGTCAACCGGGAGTGATCGTGCAAGCCCCACGGGATCTCTTTCTCCAACCAACAGCGTGCCGAGCTTCTTTGGGGAAGTTACACCATCATCCGCGGTCGAGGGGAGCTTGATGGCACACGCCATTTTTCCACAAGGTGGCTTCATGGCCCCACCACCGCAACCACCATCCCTGAGTCCACCCCAGAGCCCACGGGAACTCAGCCCTGGGGCATCACCACCACCCAATGAACTTGAGACACGTCTACCAGTGTTCAATCGTCTCAGTTCAACCATTGATTCCCTCAATAATCTCGCCATTTAGGCGATAGTAGAGACATCTACGCCGCATGTAGCAGCGCCATCCACAGGCAAGTTATCACTTTATTTTCCGATTCTTTactataaaattgaagaatcaATCGCCCCCGTTAAAATCCAtttttgatggaaaaaaatgctgaaattgtcgatttttctttgtacagaaatcataaaattttctgcaaaaaattttccaacattctCAAAACGGAAGACAGTGTATGTAGAAAAATAAGTGCTTTACCGTTgatggatttaaaaaaaaaagaataattttaaggcgaaaattgaaaatggagGAAACACAACAGTGAGTGAATTcagataaagaagaaaaaaatgcaaagataaataataaatataacatggatggaacagtataaagcgaaagaacggtaagtaaaacttacgggctgtaattctttctttgtcagtgaaatgtgaaattgacgaaaaattgaggataggcaaattttgaggaaggctttctcgcgcaccgaatcacagccaacgcgaagaaattatgtgaaaagccttaatcgtgggcgttggctgtgattcggtacgcgagaaagccttcctcaaaatttgcctatcctcaatttttcgtcaatttcacatttcactgacaaagaaagaatcacagcccgtaagttttacttaccgttctttcgctttatactgttccatccatgttatatttattatttatctttgcagtttttatatatttatctttgcatttttatatgtatatatataatgtatatatctatgcatttatatatattttatttaattttatatgtgtatatataaaacgccccgcttcgcgggacgttggacttatgcaactcaagatatgacatgtaaactttaaaacgcgatatctccggaacggctacatagattttcttcatttttggcatggtgatagatattatagtcaactataatatatcaaaaaatgaagcaattctataaagccgtgctcgagatattcatcgaaaactcatcgaaaattttgttttcgattttagcgccacttgcggtcattttttgaacttgcgatgttccgagcagttgtagggctcgttaatatctttcatttgagcccgagttgatcaaaatcggtcaagccgttctcgagttatagccaattttcgatgaaaaattgtggcggccatattggctaaacggcttggtcGATTTCcgaaaataaggtatcgttggaaaggtcttgatggcccctacaacatatcaaaatttcagccctctagctattacaggggctgagatatagcgaaaacaaaatttaggggtgttccaaaatggcggacgggggggtgggagGTAAAATTTGatctcataatcggatttcttccacccgatatattaactttgccgttgaccgcaagtctctatctattaccgttttcgcgcaatttagcgttatactccggccggccggccggccggccggccggccggaaagatttttggcgccaccgttttttggaatgtggggaccctaattcgtgcttatcccaagtttgagcccgatctgacgactttgcatttttgagtgtacacagaagctgtgcttctttgaagaaagaatcacagctaaaagaaacaaaattagCATATAGAAAAGTGAGAAGAAgcgtaaattattttaattaattataaatatattaagtcaattaatttatttttgtgctattttttaaaattatttttaaacttttacttTCTAATCacatttacttcttttttccccCGCGATGAAAGAGATTTCAACCAACAATGGactaaaaaaatgtgtaacagatgttgttttttctttctctcaaaaattggTATCACCTTATTGTGCCTTATTATTTGAATGATAGAATgtattgagaagaaaaggaaTGAACTTGCATCGTACGAACTTTTGCATCAAAATCATGAAAACCAATGTTCtcgtttctttttctattagtaatatttttggtttttctttaaatgtatAGTGtgtgcagagaaaaaaaagtttaagaaaatatttatggaataaaataaccacgatgatttttttttatactatcAAAacttatttatgtaaataaaaaaagggatTCCAGGTTTATTAGAAAGtagttatttaaaaatgaaaaaagataaagtggatagacagaaaaaaaagatacaaaatattaattttatgtctAATTAcggtgatgttttttttaatatacacagaaaagaagaatattataaaacatagctattttattttgcataatataatttatattagtttgtagagttttttttcttaatttccttctttttgtgcttttacCTCCTTcaactcttttttcttcaaaacaatttttctatttacatAAAAAGTGAGACAcgttataaaatgaaaaaaatataaaattgggAAAACAGTGACTTTTCGgctgtgtttgtgtgtgtgttttttggatactaaagaaaaggaattattGCGATAATTtcaatctaaataaaatttaaaacatatgtattttaattctttctcaaaaaatcccaatttttcccaatttattacgaaaaaaatagtcgaaaaagtgaaagaaattttgtctataaaaattattcttgtttcacatcattttggattttattttttcaatagttcaaaagaaaagatatcgcttgattttttgaaaaatataagtctgaaatgttttaaaaaggaaaaaaagaaattgccagtaaaaatttcaaaagctttcTATTGACTAATAGTAACAAAGTCTTCACTTTACTatctattttattaaactctgtgaaaagatatttaaaaatgatttatttaattttttttttgaaatatttacctACATAGTACGAGAATTAGTGACGACAAACAAGAAAAAGAGTTATCGAAGGGGCCATTTATATGCAATTCGTATGTGttacaacaagaaaaaaagtatatttaaaaaacaataaggaattattatttaagttttttttccttatattttgtgaaattgatttattttatacatttatatatatttttaataatgcaAAGATTTTCATACactatttatgtaaaaaaaaaaacatgtttgatttaagaaaaaatcaattggaattaaatggattaaaatgaaactttctcctatttttattttgcaatttctttatttttttctatttttttgctttaatttagagttttatataataaaatatattattttttaaaggttcaCTTTCGAATTgcaatattaaaagaaaaaatatatattaaagaGAATTAACAGAGAATCaggtataaaatattttaaatataaaaatgaaaatctttaaaattagattgattaaaagaaaaagacaaagtatatatttctacaaaaagaataagagagtaaaaaagaaatcaaatgtCTTCCCTTAATATgaatttgatgaagaaaaaatataatttatattttttacatgaaaattttcaactaagCTGCCTTGaacaatattttatacaacaaaaaaaagagaaaaaaaagaagttaaaggaaaaaataattttggagaAATATTTGGAGATAGAtgaagtgaaaagaaaaattaaataattaagttgtttgaaaaaaatattatctaagaaattgaaaatttatttattttgaaaactaaTGACAAATATATTGTAATAATTTACTATAATCccctcatattttttttattatattttgtgtaattattattattattattatttaaaaaaaaacaatggcATAATGCATAATTTTTCTATGGTGTTCAAAAAGTTGTCGCAcacagaaataatttaatgaaaaaaaaaataattttctgcatttcaaTAAATCTCAAGGACTTTCCATTTAACATTCCAGGATATGAATCTTACCCtccgcacaaaaaaaaactaaataaaaaagtaagatgaaataaattagaaaaaagaatCCTGAAATTGCActgaaaaaacttttgaaaaaaaagaactaaattcgtgtgacaattttttttatatacaaaatatatattctatttattttatatttaattctgatttaaaaacaaataaattgtatattttataatttctccCTCTTTCCACatcaatttgcatattttttttatttatttttctctcactcgtTTTTCACGCTAGagggaaaagaaattaattataaaagaaaataaaataaataataaagcaGAAAAAGTCCATAAAATGTCTACGTATCCT from Lutzomyia longipalpis isolate SR_M1_2022 chromosome 1, ASM2433408v1 encodes:
- the LOC129797385 gene encoding protein TIS11, with protein sequence MSTAIMHQTAYYDFGDLLLKSQNQTRSNGNVVSGGGIQAIASATNNNVIGATNANKNYSVSLSGHNGAPPQHSLLQQQLIVAAAQQHQQQHNHKMIIHSALQRAVSHPHGAAGATNGTNVATFVNTIIENLGGHRKLERTQSEPLPQVNTSRYKTELCRPFEEAGECKYGDKCQFAHGMYELRNLQRHPKYKTELCRTFHSVGYCPYGPRCHFVHNAEEARLGMQNQQNSTQQQQQQRLVLLNRGAAMAAAAAAGQLGGNLPLSPALSMSTGSDRASPTGSLSPTNSVPSFFGEVTPSSAVEGSLMAHAIFPQGGFMAPPPQPPSLSPPQSPRELSPGASPPPNELETRLPVFNRLSSTIDSLNNLAI